The sequence ACCAGCTGGGCGTGGGTGCCTGACTCGACCACCTTGCCCTTATCGAGCACTACCAGCCGATCCATCATGGCGATGGTGGAGAGGCGGTGGGCGATGGCGATCACCGTCTTGCCCTGCATCAGCAACTGCAGCTGGCTCTGGATTGCCGCCTCGACCTCGGAATCGAGGGCGGAAGTGGCTTCGTCCAGCACCAGGATCGGCGCGTTCTTGAGCAGCACGCGGGCGATGGCGATGCGCTGGCGCTGGCCGCCGCTGAGCTTGACACCCCGTTCGCCCACATGCGCGTCGAAACCCTTGCGGCCCTGGGGGTCGGCCAGGCCGTCGATGAAGGCGGTCGCTTCGGCGAGTTCGGCCGCTTCGCGCATCATCGCCTCGGTCGCATCGGGGCGGCCATAGACGATGTTCTCGCGGACCGAACGATGCAGCAGGGACGTGTCCTGCGTCACCACGCCGATATTGGCGCGCAGGCTATCCTGCGTGACCCTGGCAATGTCGTGCCCGTCGATCAGGATGCGGCCATCGGCGCGGTCGTAGAAGCGCAGCAGCAGGTTGACGATGGTCGACTTGCCGGCGCCGGAGCGGCCGACCAGCCCGATCTTCTCGCCCGGACGGATATGCAGGTTGAGATCGTCGATCACCCCGGACTTCTTGCCGTAGTGAAACGAGACATTCTCGAACTTGATGTCACCCTTGACCGTGCCAATGGGCGCGGCGCCCTTTTCGTCGGATACGACGCGCGGCAGCGAGATGGACGAGATGCCGTCCTTGACCGTGCCGATATTCTCGAACAGCGAGGACATCTCCCACATGACCCATTGGCTCATGCCCTGGAAGCGCATGACCAGTCCCAGCGACACGGCGAGCGCGCCGGGGGTCATCAGCCCGCCCATCCACAGCCAGATCCCAGTGGCGCCGACCGAGAACAGCAGGAGGGCGTTGGACCACAGCACGAGCATATTGAGCACGGTGAACAGGCGCATCTGCCGGTAGACGGTGTCGAGGAACTCGTCCATCGCCTCCTTGGCGTAGGTTTCCTCGCGGTTGGAATGGCTGAAGAGCTTGACCGTGGCGATGTTGGTATAGCTGTCGACGATGCGGCCGGTCATCATCGAGCGGGCATCGGCCTGCGCCTGGGAAATCTTGCCCATGCGTGGGATGAAATAGACCATCATCGAGACATAGGCGGCCAGCCACACCAGGAACGGAATGGCCAGGCGCCAGTCGGCCGACGCCGCCAGCACCACCGCGCCGGTGAAGTAAACGACGACATAGACGAGCATGTCGAGCAGCTTCATCACCACTTCGCGCACGGCGAGCGAGGTCTGCATCAGCTTGGCGCCGATGCGGCCGGCAAACTCGTCCTGGAAGTAACTCATCGACTGACGGATGAGGTAGCGATGGCTCATCCAGCGAATACGCTGCGGGAAGTTGCCCAGCAGCGTCTGGTGCATGGTGAGCGTCGAGACCAGCGCCATGCCCGGCAGGACGATGACCACCATCGCGCCCATCAATGCGAGCTTCCATCCGTCGGTCTGCAGGAAGGTTTCCGGATTGGCGCCAGCCAGCCAGTTCACCACATCGCCGATGAAGCCGAAGATGACGATTTCGCCGGCCGCCACCGCAGCGGCGGCAAAGGCCATCAATGCCAGCCACTTCTTGGCGCCATGGCTGTAGTGCAGGCAGAAGGCCAACAGGCCCTTGGGGGGCTCTACCGGATCGCCACCGGGATAGGGATCAAGACGTCGTTCGAACCAACGCAGCATGGGCTTCACCATCAGTGGACCGGAGAGGCGTCAGTTGTGCCGTTCCACCAAAGACAGAAGCTGTCAGTAGCGCATGGCTGTTGATGCCGACCAGAAATAAAGGATACCGCGCTCGATACGTCCGCAATTGACGCAGAGGAGCAGCGTGCCGCGGCCGGCAGGAGCCCTCTCCCCAATGCCGTCCCAATTGGCGTAGAAGAGTGGACCGAAGCGGTCGCTGGACGATCAGGATACACGACGCCGCCGAGTTTACTGTTGCGGCGCAGACACAGTTAATTTCAGACCGACGAATTTGACGGACCCATTCATGCGCACTGAAACCGAGCACACAGTCTATCTGAAGGATTACGCGCCGAGCCCCTACCGGATCGTGGCGGTCGACCTCGACTTCAGGATCGGGGCCGAAACCACGCGCGTAACCGCTCAACTGACGGTGGAGCCGCGCGAAGACACCGAGCCTGGAACGCCGTTGGTGTTGGATGGGGACGAACTGAGCCTGGGTTCAATCGCCATCGACGGCGCGCCGCTGATCCTGTCCGCCTACGCCGCCGATGCAAACGGGCTGACTGTGTTCGAACCGCCCTTGCGCCGATTCGTGCTGGAAACCGAGGTCACGCTGCGGCCTGAGGGCAATACCAGGCTGATGGGCCTCTACCGCTCCAGCGGCACCTGGTGCACGCAATGCGAACCCGAAGGCTTTCGCCGCATCACCTACTATCTCGACCGACCGGACAACCTGGCGGTATTCAAGGTGCGCATGACGGCCCCGCTTGATCTCGCTCCGGTGCTGCTGGCCAATGGCAACCTGATCGACAAGGGCGATGCCGGCGACGGGCAGCATTACGCGGTTTGGGAAGACCCTTTCCCCAAGCCGGCCTACCTTTTTGCTCTCGTAGCAGGCGACCTCGGGTCGATCACCGACAGTTTCACCACCGCTTCTGGTCGCAAGGTGGACCTCGCCATCTATTGCAGCCACGGCAAGGAGAACCAGTGCCTGTGGGCAATGGACAGCCTCAAGCGCTCGATGGCCTGGGACGAGCGCCGGTTCGGTCGTGAATATGACCTTGATATCTTCAACATCGTGGCCGTGAGCGACTTCAACTTCGGCGCGATGGAGAACAAGGGGCTCAATATCTTCAACGACCGGCTGGTCTTTGCCGAGCCCGAGACCGCGACCGACGCGAATTACGATGGCATCGAGCGCGTGATTGCGCACGAGTACTTCCACAACTGGACCGGCAACCGCATTACCTGCCGGGACTGGTTCCAGCTCTGTCTCAAGGAAGGGCTGACCGTCTATCGCGACCAGGAATTCACCAGCGACGAGCGCAGCCGCGCGGTCAAGCGCATCTCGGACGTGGTGACGTTGCGTTCTGCCCAGTTTCCCGAGGACGGCGGGCCGCTGGCCCATCCACCGCGGCCGGACCAGTATCGCGAGATCAACAACTTCTATACGACAACGGTCTACGAGAAGGGCGCCGAGATCGTGCGGATGCTGGCGACGCTCTTGGGCGAAGCCGGCTTCCGCAAGGGCATGGACCTCTACTTCGAGCGCCATGACGGCGAAGCGACCACCATCGAGGCGTTCCTCGCCGTCTTCGCCGAGGCCAACGGCATCGACCTCGAGCAGTTCAAGACCTGGTATCTGCAGGCGGGGACACCGCGGCTGACCGTTGCCGAGCAGTATGATGCCGACAAGCAGACCTATACGCTCAGGCTCCGCCAGGAGACGCCGCCGACACCGGGACAGCCGGACAAGGCTCCGCTGGTGCTGCCCATCAAGTTCGGGCTGATCGGCCCCAATGGCAGCCCGATGGCCTGGAGCGGAGTGAGCGGCGCGGAGGTACGCGACGATCTGATCGTGCTCAAGGATGCGAGCGCGGAGGTCACCTTTACCGGCATTCCGAGCCGGCCCGTTCCGTCGCTGTTGCGCGGCTTTTCGGCGCCGGTCATTCTGCAGACGGAAGCCAGCCAGCAGGACCAGCTGTTCCTCGCGCGGCACGACAGCGATCCGTTCAACCGCTGGCAGGCATTGCAGGATGTCGGCATGGCGCTGGCCCTGGATGCGATTTCGGGCGCGCCCTTGAACGACGGAGCGCTGACGGCGCTGAGCCAGGCCATGAGCGACACGCTGGCTAGCGACTCGCTCGACAACGCTTTCAAGGCACTGGCGCTGAGCCTGCCCGACGAGCAACTGATCGGCCGGACGATTGGCAAGGATATCGACCCGGACAAGATCCACGCGGTGCGCGAGCGCCTGCTGCAGGCGGTGTTCGAGCCGCTGGCCGACCAGATGCTGGGCACTTATAACGCGCTGGCCAGTTCGGCGCCCTATGCGCCCGATCCGGCCAGCACGGGTCGTCGCGCCCTGCGCAATCGCATGCTGAGCCTGCTTGTAGCCAGTGACGCCGCCGGCGCTTCGCTCCTGGCGCTCAAGCAATATGAGGGCGCCAGCAACATGACGGACCGGCTGGCGGCGCTGTCGGCGGCCTCCAACGCCGGGACGCCAGATGCGGCCGGCATGCTGGCCAACTTCCGCACGCGCTTCGGGGCCGACCCGCTAGTGCTCGACAAGTGGTTGACCGTCACCGCGGCCGCGCCGCGCGAAGGGGTGATCGAGGACATGAAGGCAATCCTCGCCGATCCGTCCTTTCCGAAGACCAATCCCAACCGGTTGCGCTCGCTGGTGGGTACCTTCGCGATGGGCAATCCGACGCAGTTCGCCCGCGCC comes from Devosia oryziradicis and encodes:
- the pepN gene encoding aminopeptidase N yields the protein MRTETEHTVYLKDYAPSPYRIVAVDLDFRIGAETTRVTAQLTVEPREDTEPGTPLVLDGDELSLGSIAIDGAPLILSAYAADANGLTVFEPPLRRFVLETEVTLRPEGNTRLMGLYRSSGTWCTQCEPEGFRRITYYLDRPDNLAVFKVRMTAPLDLAPVLLANGNLIDKGDAGDGQHYAVWEDPFPKPAYLFALVAGDLGSITDSFTTASGRKVDLAIYCSHGKENQCLWAMDSLKRSMAWDERRFGREYDLDIFNIVAVSDFNFGAMENKGLNIFNDRLVFAEPETATDANYDGIERVIAHEYFHNWTGNRITCRDWFQLCLKEGLTVYRDQEFTSDERSRAVKRISDVVTLRSAQFPEDGGPLAHPPRPDQYREINNFYTTTVYEKGAEIVRMLATLLGEAGFRKGMDLYFERHDGEATTIEAFLAVFAEANGIDLEQFKTWYLQAGTPRLTVAEQYDADKQTYTLRLRQETPPTPGQPDKAPLVLPIKFGLIGPNGSPMAWSGVSGAEVRDDLIVLKDASAEVTFTGIPSRPVPSLLRGFSAPVILQTEASQQDQLFLARHDSDPFNRWQALQDVGMALALDAISGAPLNDGALTALSQAMSDTLASDSLDNAFKALALSLPDEQLIGRTIGKDIDPDKIHAVRERLLQAVFEPLADQMLGTYNALASSAPYAPDPASTGRRALRNRMLSLLVASDAAGASLLALKQYEGASNMTDRLAALSAASNAGTPDAAGMLANFRTRFGADPLVLDKWLTVTAAAPREGVIEDMKAILADPSFPKTNPNRLRSLVGTFAMGNPTQFARADGAGFRFVTDFVSDVDKVNPQVAARVLTGFRIWPMLESGRREAANAALLALRDKGSLSRNTADILTRMLAS
- a CDS encoding ABC transporter ATP-binding protein, whose translation is MLRWFERRLDPYPGGDPVEPPKGLLAFCLHYSHGAKKWLALMAFAAAAVAAGEIVIFGFIGDVVNWLAGANPETFLQTDGWKLALMGAMVVIVLPGMALVSTLTMHQTLLGNFPQRIRWMSHRYLIRQSMSYFQDEFAGRIGAKLMQTSLAVREVVMKLLDMLVYVVVYFTGAVVLAASADWRLAIPFLVWLAAYVSMMVYFIPRMGKISQAQADARSMMTGRIVDSYTNIATVKLFSHSNREETYAKEAMDEFLDTVYRQMRLFTVLNMLVLWSNALLLFSVGATGIWLWMGGLMTPGALAVSLGLVMRFQGMSQWVMWEMSSLFENIGTVKDGISSISLPRVVSDEKGAAPIGTVKGDIKFENVSFHYGKKSGVIDDLNLHIRPGEKIGLVGRSGAGKSTIVNLLLRFYDRADGRILIDGHDIARVTQDSLRANIGVVTQDTSLLHRSVRENIVYGRPDATEAMMREAAELAEATAFIDGLADPQGRKGFDAHVGERGVKLSGGQRQRIAIARVLLKNAPILVLDEATSALDSEVEAAIQSQLQLLMQGKTVIAIAHRLSTIAMMDRLVVLDKGKVVESGTHAQLVDTGGIYSQLWHRQSGGFLEMDQPEEAAQ